From Thermogladius calderae 1633, a single genomic window includes:
- the rqcH gene encoding ribosome rescue protein RqcH, translating into MRGLEKNSMDVIDVYVAARLYNDRLKDCYLDNFYRVQFYWLAKVRCREGVVNIKLEPGVRFHLSNIVPSEKKVDPLAIFVRKHLDNVKVLGVRQVGWERVLRVELARGSEKYSMFIELLPRGVVVIANYEERILFASKQMELRDRVVKRGVKYQPPPARGLPPYSERLVEVLLEHDTLVKGLTRGWGLPGYVAEELAFRSGLFESKNTKPANIAHKDLENLTESYNEVVKEAENGNGFLVYATSNEPLLYTSFKPSVLIEEYKLSVKGVDFNTAVDTFFGHYERRVARETTLRRAGEKAAELKKAIDEIQQRISAFQKDLDGYRSILNTIYENYAQVEQVLLCAQEVRRAAGWESVPERCSGVESYQADKGLVLVKVGDSTVWLDIRLDLKRNVIEIKKKIGELERKLETALNKKREMEEELKQIGEASLEEPRLVIRPREWYERFHWTITSNGFLAIGGRDADQNETIYRKYMEESDIFLHADVHGAPVVVVKTRGEDVPETDIREAAYLTACYSRAWKAGLASIEVFWVRGGQVSKSPPSGEYLSKGSFMVYGKRNYLSIPLELALGVEKVESSVYGVYYRLFAGPEDLVKRRTVSYVVLRPSNQPVETVAREVYGSIVRGLASEFISVNDIIERLPGPSVVVKTVKIGG; encoded by the coding sequence GTGAGGGGTCTAGAGAAAAATAGCATGGATGTCATAGACGTGTATGTTGCGGCCAGGCTCTACAACGACAGGCTCAAGGACTGCTACCTCGACAACTTCTACAGGGTTCAGTTCTACTGGTTGGCGAAGGTCAGGTGCAGGGAGGGTGTGGTGAACATTAAGCTGGAACCAGGCGTTAGGTTCCACCTGTCGAATATAGTGCCCTCTGAAAAGAAGGTAGACCCTCTAGCAATATTCGTGAGGAAGCATCTCGACAACGTTAAGGTCCTCGGTGTCAGACAGGTTGGTTGGGAGAGGGTACTAAGAGTAGAGCTCGCCAGGGGGTCTGAAAAGTACAGCATGTTTATTGAGCTTCTACCACGAGGCGTTGTCGTAATAGCGAACTACGAGGAGAGGATCTTGTTCGCATCTAAACAAATGGAGCTTAGGGACAGAGTTGTAAAGCGGGGTGTAAAGTACCAACCTCCTCCCGCACGAGGGCTGCCCCCCTACTCCGAGAGGCTCGTGGAGGTTCTCCTAGAGCACGACACCCTAGTCAAAGGGCTGACCCGTGGTTGGGGTCTACCAGGCTACGTCGCCGAAGAACTTGCTTTCAGGTCCGGGCTATTCGAGTCAAAAAACACGAAGCCTGCCAACATCGCGCACAAGGACCTCGAGAACTTAACCGAATCGTACAACGAGGTAGTAAAAGAGGCCGAGAACGGCAACGGCTTCCTGGTTTATGCCACGTCCAATGAGCCTCTCCTGTACACTTCTTTCAAGCCAAGCGTCCTCATCGAGGAGTACAAGCTGAGCGTCAAAGGCGTAGACTTCAACACTGCTGTTGACACGTTCTTCGGACACTACGAGAGGAGGGTTGCTAGAGAGACTACGTTGAGGAGAGCCGGCGAGAAAGCGGCTGAACTAAAGAAGGCCATAGACGAGATCCAGCAACGCATCTCGGCTTTCCAAAAAGACTTAGATGGGTACAGGAGCATCCTGAACACTATTTACGAAAACTACGCGCAGGTTGAGCAAGTACTCCTTTGCGCCCAAGAAGTCAGAAGGGCTGCAGGCTGGGAGTCGGTACCGGAGAGGTGTAGTGGCGTGGAGTCCTACCAGGCCGACAAGGGGTTAGTCCTCGTAAAAGTCGGGGACTCTACTGTATGGCTCGACATAAGGCTAGACCTCAAAAGGAACGTCATCGAGATTAAAAAGAAGATCGGCGAGTTGGAGAGAAAGCTCGAAACCGCCCTGAACAAAAAGCGTGAAATGGAGGAGGAGCTGAAACAAATTGGAGAGGCCTCACTGGAGGAGCCCAGACTGGTGATAAGGCCTAGAGAGTGGTATGAGAGGTTTCACTGGACGATTACGAGTAACGGGTTCCTGGCTATAGGTGGGCGCGACGCCGACCAGAACGAGACTATATACAGGAAGTACATGGAGGAGAGCGACATATTCCTCCACGCCGATGTACACGGGGCACCGGTGGTTGTAGTGAAGACCCGTGGCGAGGACGTGCCCGAGACTGATATCCGCGAAGCAGCGTATCTGACCGCCTGCTACTCGAGGGCTTGGAAGGCCGGTCTAGCGTCTATAGAGGTGTTCTGGGTGAGGGGGGGCCAGGTCTCCAAGTCGCCCCCGAGCGGGGAGTACCTGTCAAAAGGCTCGTTCATGGTCTACGGTAAGAGAAACTACCTGAGTATACCCCTCGAATTGGCACTGGGGGTCGAGAAGGTAGAGAGTAGCGTCTACGGGGTCTACTACAGGTTGTTCGCGGGCCCCGAGGATCTTGTCAAGCGCAGAACAGTGTCATACGTGGTTCTGAGACCGTCCAACCAGCCCGTCGAGACTGTTGCGAGGGAGGTCTACGGCTCGATCGTGAGGGGGCTAGCCAGCGAGTTTATCTCGGTCAACGACATAATTGAGCGCCTACCGGGTCCCTC